The following are from one region of the Treponema denticola genome:
- a CDS encoding anti-sigma factor antagonist (This anti-anti-sigma factor, or anti-sigma factor antagonist, belongs to a family that includes characterized members SpoIIAA, RsbV, RsfA, and RsfB.): MELKIRKNKEVYIIDVSGEMDLYNSYRLKELVMKMIERQIKCMIINLEDVDYIDSSGIGALIYICSTVKKMNLRLFITNIHGSVKKVIELTKLMGYFPITNSLEEALQKMES; this comes from the coding sequence ATGGAACTAAAAATCCGAAAAAACAAAGAGGTTTACATTATTGACGTAAGCGGCGAAATGGACCTATACAATTCATACAGACTAAAAGAACTTGTTATGAAGATGATCGAACGTCAAATAAAATGTATGATTATAAATCTTGAAGATGTGGACTACATAGATTCTTCAGGAATAGGAGCATTGATTTATATCTGCTCTACCGTAAAAAAGATGAATCTGCGGTTGTTTATAACCAATATTCACGGTTCCGTGAAAAAAGTTATAGAGCTGACAAAGCTGATGGGCTACTTTCCCATAACAAACAGCTTGGAAGAAGCATTACAAAAAATGGAAAGCTAA
- a CDS encoding metallophosphoesterase — protein sequence MKKILCISDQIDPVIYSKDIKEKYGDVDFIISAGDLPIDYLDFVQTSLNKPLYFVFGSHHLKALTHYHPEMAEKTKDGEVNIFKKGNTKKSNQGTYIGFKSLKHENIIIAGVSGAKKHNDGKNQFTEKQMKRKLSKMIPALFLNKLRYGRYLDILVTHCPPLIEGEKEENKQEAFECFTKFINFFKPKYLIHGQVHIYDPQQSRSTRHGETEIINAYSRHILELH from the coding sequence ATGAAAAAAATTCTATGTATTTCGGATCAGATAGACCCTGTGATTTACAGTAAAGACATAAAAGAAAAATATGGAGATGTAGATTTTATAATATCGGCGGGAGACCTCCCGATAGACTACCTTGACTTTGTACAAACCTCCTTAAATAAACCGCTTTATTTTGTTTTCGGAAGCCACCACTTAAAAGCTCTTACTCACTATCATCCCGAAATGGCTGAAAAAACAAAGGATGGAGAGGTAAATATATTTAAAAAGGGAAATACAAAGAAAAGCAATCAGGGAACCTATATAGGGTTTAAAAGCCTTAAGCATGAAAACATTATAATAGCCGGCGTTTCAGGTGCTAAAAAACACAATGACGGTAAAAATCAGTTTACAGAAAAACAAATGAAGCGGAAGCTTTCAAAAATGATTCCGGCATTGTTTTTAAATAAGCTGAGATACGGGCGCTATTTGGATATCTTAGTAACTCACTGTCCTCCATTGATTGAAGGTGAAAAAGAAGAAAACAAACAAGAAGCTTTTGAGTGTTTTACCAAATTTATAAATTTTTTTAAACCTAAATATCTTATACACGGACAAGTCCACATATATGACCCGCAACAATCCCGCAGCACAAGGCATGGAGAAACCGAAATAATTAACGCATACAGCAGACATATTTTGGAGTTACACTAA
- a CDS encoding tetratricopeptide repeat protein — MSSLTIILIAAISAILIFLIIFLLKSVLFPKKIARIEKNLKSGKYGAAIKDAKSILSKNPRDSEARYLLGKAYLADKKVDLAFIEFKTLNKTAVFNNPATEIEFRAIIADLYLKFQQPDEALKEFMLLNKRDPKNPKPYFQAGQIYENKNMSDQAIAYFQKAIEVDSRFAEAYASLGLLLFKANQIPEAEKAIATALKLAPDNSETLYYHGRILKSKKNYAQALSALEKAARKQEIRTKCFFERGCCYLETNSLEKAEFEFTRAIKSSKQPSAPEVLYSRYLLADCYEKQRDIDKAIEQWEAISAVNPKFRNTAQKLAEYSDLRTNDHMKEYLTLIKEDFFKMCRDITEQYFDYPVQALKETKMGCTILAVEKGSEQWLNTRKKPQLLIFSRDGHTITESFLRSVHEEMKKQAVVTSHIITSGAFSPDAIKFAENRPFNLIDRQKLERIVEKVKFTF; from the coding sequence ATGTCTTCATTAACGATTATTTTGATTGCAGCGATAAGTGCAATTCTCATTTTTCTCATTATTTTTTTGTTAAAGTCGGTTCTTTTTCCAAAAAAAATAGCAAGAATTGAAAAGAACTTAAAATCCGGAAAATACGGAGCCGCAATCAAGGATGCAAAATCAATACTCTCAAAAAATCCCAGAGATTCGGAAGCCCGATATCTCTTGGGCAAGGCCTACCTTGCAGACAAAAAAGTTGACCTTGCCTTTATCGAGTTTAAAACTCTAAACAAGACAGCAGTATTTAACAATCCGGCAACCGAAATCGAATTCAGAGCTATTATAGCAGATTTATATTTAAAATTCCAGCAGCCGGACGAAGCTTTAAAGGAATTTATGCTTTTAAATAAAAGAGATCCGAAAAACCCCAAGCCCTATTTTCAGGCCGGACAAATTTATGAAAATAAAAACATGTCGGATCAGGCAATAGCTTATTTTCAAAAAGCTATAGAAGTTGATTCACGCTTTGCAGAAGCCTATGCTTCATTAGGTCTTTTACTTTTTAAAGCAAATCAGATACCTGAGGCCGAAAAGGCTATAGCCACAGCCTTAAAATTAGCACCGGATAACAGTGAAACCCTTTATTATCACGGAAGAATCTTAAAAAGCAAAAAAAACTATGCACAAGCTCTTTCAGCCCTCGAAAAAGCGGCAAGAAAGCAGGAGATAAGAACAAAATGCTTTTTTGAAAGAGGATGCTGCTATTTGGAAACAAACAGCCTTGAAAAGGCCGAATTCGAATTCACTAGGGCGATAAAATCTTCAAAGCAGCCGTCAGCCCCGGAAGTTCTTTATTCGAGATATCTTTTAGCCGATTGCTACGAAAAACAAAGAGACATCGATAAGGCAATAGAGCAATGGGAAGCCATAAGTGCAGTCAATCCTAAATTCAGGAACACGGCTCAAAAACTTGCCGAATATTCAGACCTTCGTACCAACGACCATATGAAAGAATATTTAACCCTCATCAAGGAAGATTTTTTCAAAATGTGCAGGGATATTACCGAGCAGTACTTTGACTATCCGGTTCAAGCCTTAAAAGAGACAAAGATGGGTTGTACAATACTTGCAGTCGAAAAAGGCTCGGAACAATGGCTTAATACAAGAAAAAAGCCCCAACTTTTAATCTTTTCGAGGGATGGGCACACGATAACGGAATCCTTTTTACGATCCGTACATGAAGAGATGAAAAAACAAGCCGTTGTAACCTCTCACATTATAACCTCGGGTGCTTTTTCGCCTGATGCGATAAAGTTTGCAGAAAACAGACCCTTTAACCTTATTGACAGACAAAAGCTTGAAAGAATAGTTGAAAAAGTAAAATTTACATTTTAG
- a CDS encoding tetratricopeptide repeat protein: MKTHFYRLKFKKSIFFAVFLSFFSLLFAVDYFEEGKKLLYADKPQEAVSALFKASQEAGTPKSVYLYLGVAYFRMGKYSEALTYLSQGKDNDILNGHLYYYNIGNVYFLQNQFEASELAYNEAISSNGLYAPAFLNRANTRIKLEKLEGALQDYKIYLNLKPDALQRSSIEKMISLLEGLAEEAERAKALAEAKKAAEEAERLAAEARYKKLMEDVNANLSSVDNADAVSAGADDTIDYSEENELD; encoded by the coding sequence ATGAAAACGCATTTTTATCGATTAAAATTTAAAAAAAGCATTTTTTTTGCTGTTTTTTTATCTTTTTTTTCATTGCTTTTTGCCGTAGATTATTTTGAAGAGGGTAAAAAACTTTTGTATGCCGATAAGCCTCAAGAGGCTGTTTCGGCTCTTTTTAAGGCTAGTCAGGAAGCCGGAACCCCTAAATCGGTTTATCTTTATCTTGGCGTTGCTTATTTTAGGATGGGAAAGTACAGCGAGGCCTTAACCTATCTTTCTCAAGGTAAGGATAATGATATCCTCAATGGGCATTTGTATTACTACAATATAGGTAATGTATATTTTTTACAAAATCAGTTTGAAGCCTCCGAGTTGGCTTATAATGAGGCTATTTCTTCAAACGGTCTCTATGCTCCGGCTTTTTTAAACAGGGCTAATACGCGTATCAAACTGGAAAAACTTGAGGGTGCTTTACAAGATTATAAAATTTATTTAAACTTAAAACCTGATGCGCTTCAAAGATCTTCAATAGAAAAAATGATATCGCTTTTGGAAGGCCTTGCCGAAGAAGCGGAAAGAGCGAAGGCCTTGGCTGAAGCCAAAAAGGCAGCCGAAGAGGCCGAGCGTTTGGCTGCTGAGGCGAGGTATAAAAAACTTATGGAAGATGTGAACGCCAACCTTTCTTCGGTTGACAATGCAGATGCCGTATCGGCAGGAGCTGACGATACAATAGATTATTCGGAGGAAAACGAACTTGACTGA
- the trmB gene encoding tRNA (guanosine(46)-N7)-methyltransferase TrmB: MNNTEITQNTDVQPHFRSIKTFVLRTGRMTEGQKRSYEAFYQKWCIPYSESPIGFQTLFQNDNPVIIEIGFGMGTATAQIAEDNPDKNYLGIEVFKAGVGKLLGEIEEKKLNNLRIIEHDAIEVLENMINDESVDGFHIFFPDPWQKKRNHKRRLVRRPRTDLLSKKLKDGGYIYMVTDWENYAEDAFEQLSETPNLKSKYEKFAPSQSWRPTTKFEKKGLKKEHVINELMFEKD, from the coding sequence ATGAATAATACTGAAATTACTCAAAATACCGATGTACAGCCTCATTTTCGATCTATAAAAACTTTTGTTCTAAGGACGGGGCGGATGACCGAGGGCCAAAAAAGAAGTTACGAAGCTTTTTATCAAAAGTGGTGTATTCCATATTCTGAAAGCCCAATCGGCTTTCAAACTCTTTTTCAAAACGATAATCCCGTAATCATAGAAATTGGGTTCGGCATGGGAACTGCAACTGCCCAAATTGCCGAGGATAATCCCGATAAAAACTATCTTGGCATAGAAGTTTTTAAGGCCGGTGTGGGAAAACTTTTAGGCGAAATAGAAGAAAAAAAATTGAATAATTTACGGATTATCGAACATGATGCAATTGAAGTTTTAGAAAATATGATAAATGATGAAAGCGTTGACGGCTTTCATATTTTTTTTCCTGACCCGTGGCAAAAAAAACGGAATCACAAAAGACGGCTTGTAAGAAGGCCTCGAACCGATTTGCTTTCAAAAAAATTAAAAGATGGCGGCTATATTTACATGGTCACGGATTGGGAAAATTATGCAGAGGATGCCTTTGAGCAGTTGAGCGAAACTCCTAATCTAAAATCCAAATACGAAAAATTCGCTCCAAGCCAAAGCTGGCGTCCCACAACAAAGTTTGAAAAAAAGGGCTTAAAAAAAGAGCACGTGATAAATGAGCTTATGTTCGAAAAAGATTAA
- a CDS encoding ATP-binding protein — MTAIKELKVDEKSPLFDKTGMLYKEFPSDFRQIRYFTLLIVQSAPLEIKGINLLEQQISEIIKNAVKHGNRCNPSKKVKVWYEFSSTHAHLIVEDEGEGFKEIDKWNEFNRKRLECLHKQDFANLGAYVSFRTARSDEYDGGNALFAALEYWDGGFIFNKKKNGVAMLKKYPQKKHGISL; from the coding sequence ATGACAGCTATAAAAGAACTTAAAGTCGATGAAAAAAGCCCCTTATTCGATAAAACAGGGATGTTATATAAAGAATTTCCTTCTGATTTCAGGCAAATCAGATATTTTACACTCTTGATAGTACAATCAGCCCCCTTAGAAATAAAGGGAATCAACCTCTTGGAACAGCAAATCAGCGAAATTATTAAAAATGCGGTAAAACACGGAAACAGATGTAATCCGTCCAAAAAAGTCAAGGTATGGTACGAATTCAGCTCTACCCACGCACATTTAATAGTTGAGGATGAAGGAGAAGGCTTTAAAGAAATCGACAAGTGGAACGAATTCAATAGAAAACGCTTGGAGTGTCTGCATAAGCAGGACTTTGCAAACCTTGGAGCCTATGTTTCTTTTAGAACAGCCCGAAGCGATGAATATGACGGAGGAAATGCCCTATTTGCGGCCCTCGAATATTGGGACGGAGGTTTTATTTTTAACAAGAAGAAAAACGGCGTTGCGATGTTAAAAAAATATCCTCAAAAAAAACACGGTATTTCGCTGTAA
- a CDS encoding GAF domain-containing SpoIIE family protein phosphatase, with amino-acid sequence MKEIDSLDFYALITLSVLTILLLLFLIRITAINKKKAREVSRPFVLLTYSTLASAFIISISAAASVFFKSYMILNIGLSVVLVVFTIYITLSEKIYLKDQVEKLKRDKANADYIKKLQNLPSEESLRARKLINTTRLLLQKTNGLISGKKDISSEMFPYIAESFLTELSADGAVVLAVQSFEEVLAVKALIGTFPPPYKLPDDLVRKEDYVLSNFKYARFEMGESIFTEVASKGKTLFIKNCKDNPLLPNNGNEKFLQHGSLIFFPLMVSTVVVGVAAVSRNPDKLPFSENEVKIGEYLSDFTAEMINLTLSISEASEHAEIENITDTVAKIQRILLPKNLKKIPGLEIGEYFLQERGICSDYYDVIVQQKRVFIVLADVAGKSIQSAIIMIMIRAILYLITNTDQNTESILDWLNKGITGKIDIDHFASISLLSYEQKTNTIEFIGAGHQAMMIWNNEKNKIELFQQKTDPIGIDVRSTYKSIKVPLKKGDVAALYTDGIIETLNAAGEQYGTTRLAQLMADNHSEHSKDIVNKIKNDMTSFIGKAQTHDDRTLLIIKAR; translated from the coding sequence ATGAAAGAAATTGATTCTCTTGACTTTTATGCATTGATTACTCTTTCGGTATTGACTATTTTATTATTATTATTTCTCATAAGAATTACGGCTATAAACAAAAAGAAAGCTAGAGAGGTATCAAGGCCCTTTGTTTTGTTGACATATTCGACCTTAGCCTCTGCGTTTATAATAAGCATAAGTGCTGCAGCCTCGGTATTTTTTAAAAGCTATATGATTTTAAATATAGGATTATCGGTTGTCCTCGTTGTTTTTACTATCTATATAACCTTATCCGAAAAGATATACCTGAAAGATCAAGTAGAAAAACTAAAAAGAGACAAGGCAAATGCAGATTATATTAAAAAATTACAAAATCTCCCCTCTGAAGAATCTTTACGGGCACGTAAACTTATAAACACAACCCGCCTTTTACTCCAAAAGACAAACGGATTAATCTCAGGAAAAAAAGATATCTCATCCGAAATGTTTCCATACATCGCAGAGTCTTTTTTAACGGAGTTATCTGCTGACGGGGCTGTAGTCCTTGCAGTACAAAGTTTTGAAGAGGTCTTGGCTGTAAAGGCCTTGATAGGCACCTTTCCTCCGCCTTATAAATTACCCGATGACCTTGTGCGCAAAGAAGATTATGTATTATCCAATTTTAAATATGCGCGTTTTGAGATGGGTGAATCGATATTTACGGAAGTTGCCTCCAAAGGCAAAACCCTATTTATTAAAAATTGTAAAGACAACCCATTACTTCCTAACAATGGAAACGAAAAATTTTTACAGCACGGAAGCCTAATATTCTTCCCCCTAATGGTCAGCACTGTTGTAGTTGGAGTGGCGGCTGTATCCCGTAATCCGGATAAGCTTCCTTTTTCTGAAAATGAAGTCAAGATAGGAGAATACTTATCGGATTTTACGGCAGAAATGATTAACCTTACTCTAAGTATATCCGAGGCTTCCGAACATGCCGAAATTGAAAATATAACCGATACGGTTGCGAAAATTCAAAGGATTCTTTTGCCCAAAAACTTAAAAAAGATTCCCGGCCTTGAAATAGGAGAATACTTTTTACAGGAAAGAGGTATCTGCAGTGACTATTATGACGTAATCGTTCAACAAAAAAGAGTCTTTATCGTCCTTGCAGATGTTGCAGGTAAAAGTATTCAATCTGCAATTATTATGATTATGATTCGGGCCATCCTCTACCTTATAACAAACACCGATCAAAACACGGAATCCATTTTGGACTGGCTCAATAAGGGTATTACCGGAAAAATAGATATAGACCACTTTGCAAGTATTTCTCTTTTATCCTATGAACAGAAAACAAATACAATAGAATTCATAGGAGCGGGTCATCAGGCAATGATGATATGGAACAATGAAAAAAATAAAATCGAATTATTCCAGCAAAAAACGGACCCCATAGGAATAGATGTCCGTTCAACATATAAAAGTATAAAGGTTCCTTTGAAAAAAGGTGATGTAGCAGCACTTTATACGGACGGTATTATCGAAACGCTTAATGCCGCAGGCGAGCAGTATGGAACTACCAGACTCGCACAACTAATGGCCGATAATCATTCCGAGCATTCAAAGGATATAGTAAACAAAATAAAAAACGACATGACTTCGTTTATAGGAAAAGCCCAGACTCATGATGATCGCACTTTGCTGATTATTAAGGCTAGGTAA
- a CDS encoding tetratricopeptide repeat protein — protein sequence MTDFQKFLIGILAGIFIAVLVVVGILFFTKSKTSDSAGADTQILAKIEAEKEELARLQEKIAKKEAELEQAKKEAEKERELLEAESIKKAEEINKNLAAASEKEKKAAEEEKKRKTEEALKRAEEARKRQEELIKQQQALKEAEAKKKASIDEAKKIAAAKAEEDRKAKAEQERKAKEEAERQAKAEQERKAKLAAEQKAKDEAAKKTSDAEIEKKRLEEEAKKKAALDAQKVQEAERLAKQNADAKTGAQMEEVDRLVSEGVNFLKNGNLNSALSTFSKASSKMPDSEASFTAKKYLDMASALNDYASAREGTGDAEKALSDADSYIKKSVNADGQNARAHYVYSQIADAQKQPQVAFVELEKAQSLDPDNYLYNYELGKKYYARGHYQKAKTSFERSVKSNPKFDNAFFNLGMSCRKLGLENEAFSAFSSAVKIKPDYVKAFLEMARIRKAQRKFDQAIENYKKAVSYEPTNLPALREMAQVYADLGQNNLAERHFKESITLGEDDAITYYNLATVQVDLEKYGEALSNAEKAYRLKPSDARVLYTYGLTLEKNGRKSEAYDYYTQAASTNKNYAKPRINLGRMYLDEGKFGEAEENLLAAYRLEPNNFEVNTNLGKLYGLKGDYTKSVNHYSNAVKNQPRNITAKQNLAAAYISADLKENAVSVYEQIIKIDTKNWDAYYELGKLYISLNKKADAKLILEGVLNKNPNYSKAAEIRSILSSL from the coding sequence TTGACTGATTTTCAAAAATTCTTAATAGGTATTTTAGCGGGTATTTTTATAGCCGTTTTAGTTGTTGTAGGCATCTTATTTTTTACAAAGAGCAAGACCTCTGATTCCGCTGGTGCCGATACGCAGATACTTGCTAAAATTGAGGCTGAAAAAGAAGAACTTGCCCGTCTTCAAGAAAAAATAGCTAAAAAAGAAGCTGAGCTTGAACAGGCCAAAAAAGAAGCCGAAAAAGAGAGAGAGCTTTTAGAGGCGGAAAGTATTAAGAAAGCCGAAGAAATTAACAAAAATCTTGCCGCTGCTTCCGAAAAGGAAAAAAAGGCTGCCGAAGAAGAAAAAAAAAGAAAGACTGAAGAGGCTTTAAAAAGGGCGGAAGAGGCAAGAAAGCGGCAAGAAGAATTGATTAAGCAGCAACAGGCCTTAAAAGAAGCTGAAGCAAAGAAAAAAGCATCGATAGACGAAGCAAAAAAAATCGCTGCTGCCAAGGCTGAAGAAGACCGCAAGGCAAAGGCCGAACAGGAGCGTAAAGCCAAAGAAGAAGCAGAGCGTCAGGCTAAGGCCGAACAGGAGCGTAAGGCAAAATTAGCAGCCGAACAAAAGGCAAAAGATGAAGCTGCAAAAAAGACATCCGATGCAGAAATAGAAAAAAAGCGGCTCGAAGAAGAAGCCAAAAAGAAGGCTGCTTTAGATGCGCAAAAAGTTCAAGAAGCTGAAAGACTTGCAAAGCAAAATGCCGATGCAAAGACCGGAGCTCAAATGGAAGAGGTGGACCGCCTGGTTTCAGAAGGTGTAAATTTCTTAAAAAACGGAAATCTAAATTCTGCTCTTAGTACCTTCTCGAAGGCTTCATCTAAAATGCCCGATTCTGAAGCTTCATTTACTGCAAAAAAATATTTGGATATGGCTTCTGCTTTAAACGACTATGCTTCGGCTCGTGAAGGAACCGGAGATGCAGAGAAAGCTCTTTCGGATGCCGATTCATACATAAAAAAATCCGTAAATGCCGACGGGCAAAATGCAAGGGCTCATTATGTTTATTCTCAGATTGCAGACGCACAAAAACAGCCTCAGGTTGCCTTTGTAGAGTTGGAAAAGGCTCAAAGTTTGGATCCCGATAATTATTTATACAATTATGAACTCGGTAAAAAATATTACGCAAGAGGTCATTATCAAAAAGCAAAGACTTCCTTTGAAAGAAGCGTAAAATCCAATCCCAAATTCGATAATGCTTTTTTTAATTTGGGAATGTCTTGCAGAAAATTAGGTTTGGAAAATGAAGCTTTTTCCGCTTTTTCTTCAGCCGTAAAGATAAAGCCCGACTACGTAAAAGCCTTTTTGGAAATGGCCCGTATACGCAAAGCTCAACGGAAATTTGATCAAGCTATAGAAAACTATAAGAAGGCTGTTTCGTATGAACCGACCAATCTTCCGGCCTTACGGGAAATGGCCCAAGTTTATGCGGATTTGGGACAAAATAATTTAGCCGAGCGTCACTTTAAGGAGTCTATCACTCTGGGAGAGGATGATGCCATAACCTATTATAACTTGGCAACGGTACAGGTTGATTTAGAAAAATACGGCGAAGCCCTGTCTAATGCCGAAAAAGCTTATAGGCTCAAGCCTTCTGATGCAAGAGTTTTATATACATACGGTTTAACTTTAGAAAAAAACGGAAGAAAATCTGAAGCCTATGATTATTACACACAGGCTGCGTCGACAAATAAAAACTATGCTAAGCCTAGAATAAATCTGGGCCGTATGTATTTGGATGAGGGAAAATTCGGTGAAGCCGAAGAAAACCTTTTGGCAGCCTATAGGCTTGAACCCAATAATTTTGAAGTAAACACAAATTTGGGCAAGTTATACGGCTTAAAAGGAGACTACACAAAGTCGGTTAATCATTACTCCAATGCAGTAAAAAATCAGCCTCGTAATATTACGGCAAAGCAGAATTTGGCTGCGGCCTATATTTCTGCTGATCTAAAAGAAAATGCCGTAAGTGTTTATGAACAGATTATAAAGATCGATACTAAAAACTGGGATGCTTATTATGAACTTGGTAAACTTTACATAAGCCTGAATAAAAAGGCCGATGCAAAGCTTATTTTGGAAGGCGTATTGAATAAAAATCCTAATTATTCAAAAGCCGCGGAAATTCGATCGATACTTTCATCCCTTTAA
- the aroC gene encoding chorismate synthase, whose protein sequence is MGANSFGRFFTLTTFGESRSAGVGAVIDGCPAGIPLCADDIQKELNRRKPGSSGPFSTKRNEDDICEILSGVFEGRTLGTPIAVLVRNKETSSKDYENLKNVYRPGHADYAYDVKYGHRDYRGGGRSSGRETIGRLIGGAVAKKMLETFALKEDKKPIEIRVRAEEIAGLKTGLPLKEDDALPEPIFEKLSSLASNGDSAGCILSCSVLNVPEGLGSPVFGKLDAVLSQALMSIGAVKGIEIGGGFYSASITGSENNDISKNYSGGILGGISCNMDYPLNLNHENGRKDENTCQIDFRIAVKPVPSIKMKQASFNKRGEKCMLSVGGNHDICLFPRIVPVVEAMCYLVLADAFLVSKIERF, encoded by the coding sequence ATGGGGGCAAATTCTTTTGGGCGTTTTTTTACCTTGACAACTTTTGGAGAAAGCAGGAGCGCAGGGGTAGGGGCTGTAATTGACGGATGCCCTGCCGGTATTCCCCTTTGTGCCGATGATATTCAAAAAGAGCTTAACCGCAGAAAACCCGGCTCCTCAGGTCCTTTTTCTACAAAACGGAATGAAGATGACATTTGCGAAATTCTATCCGGTGTTTTTGAAGGCAGGACCCTGGGAACCCCTATTGCCGTTCTTGTTAGAAACAAAGAAACTTCCTCCAAGGATTATGAAAACTTAAAAAATGTTTACCGTCCGGGGCATGCCGATTATGCTTATGATGTAAAATATGGGCATAGGGATTACAGAGGCGGAGGCCGCTCTTCCGGACGGGAGACGATAGGCAGGCTTATAGGCGGAGCTGTTGCAAAAAAAATGCTTGAGACCTTTGCCCTAAAAGAAGATAAAAAACCCATTGAGATAAGGGTAAGAGCCGAAGAAATTGCAGGACTTAAAACAGGTCTTCCTCTTAAAGAAGATGACGCTCTGCCTGAGCCTATTTTTGAAAAACTGTCATCTCTAGCTTCTAATGGAGATTCGGCCGGCTGTATTTTATCCTGTTCTGTTTTAAATGTTCCCGAAGGGCTAGGCTCTCCTGTTTTCGGCAAACTTGATGCGGTTTTGTCCCAAGCCTTAATGTCGATTGGTGCCGTTAAAGGCATAGAAATCGGGGGCGGCTTTTACTCGGCTTCTATTACAGGCAGCGAGAATAATGACATTTCAAAAAATTATTCTGGCGGTATTTTGGGCGGTATTTCCTGTAATATGGACTATCCCTTAAATTTAAACCATGAGAATGGAAGAAAAGATGAGAACACTTGTCAAATAGATTTTAGAATTGCCGTAAAGCCCGTTCCTTCAATAAAAATGAAACAAGCCTCCTTTAACAAAAGAGGGGAGAAATGTATGCTTTCTGTCGGAGGAAATCACGACATCTGCCTTTTCCCTCGCATAGTCCCGGTTGTGGAAGCAATGTGTTATTTGGTTCTTGCAGATGCTTTTCTGGTCTCAAAAATAGAAAGATTTTAG